The Malus domestica chromosome 10, GDT2T_hap1 genome contains a region encoding:
- the LOC103444833 gene encoding protein-tyrosine-phosphatase PTP1-like → MAATASSAAAKPRPSLKVSADAPPPKLALTPDQYKYCSQALKLFKEKLQMPDHIKQEFAQLQAKRITLSEMKRNCTVALDSVNSGKNRYTDVVPFDKNRVVLNSCKDYRPSARGYINASLIATSSSESISRFIATQGPLPHTYEDFWEMVLEQRCPVVIMLTRLVDCYTMVKCGDYFQAEDGPREFGNICISTKWLRTTDTSLVLRLLEVNSKESEEPPMSVLHIQYPEWPDHGVPKNTFVVREILKRIYQVPPNLGPIVVHCSAGIGRTGTYCSIHNAVQRILAGDMSALNLVDTITTFRSQRIGMVQTLEQYIFCYSAIVDELEELMSNLNSETNSK, encoded by the exons ATGGCCGCCACCGCCTCTTCCGCCGCAGCCAAACCCCGCCCTTCCTTGAAAGTCTCGGCCGATGCTCCGCCTCCGAAACTCGCCCTCACCCCCGACCAGTACAAGTACTGCTCTCAGGCTCTCAAGCTCTTCAAAGAAAAGCTCCAGATGCCTGACCATATCAAACAGGAGTTCGCTCAGCTACAG GCCAAGAGGATTACATTATCTGAGATGAAGAGGAACTGCACTGTGGCTCTTGACAGTGTCAATTCCGGCAAAAACCGATACACTGATGTCGTACCAT TTGACAAAAATAGGGTTGTTCTCAACTCCTGTAAGGATTACAGACCTTCTGCGAGGGGCTACATCAACGCCAGCTTAATCGCG ACTAGTTCATCCGAAAGCATTTCTCGATTTATAGCAACACAAGGTCCACTTCCGCACACATATGAGGATTTCTGGGAGATGGTACTTGAGCAACGCTGCCCGGTGGTCATCATGCTTACTCGCTTAGTTGACTGTTACACG ATGGTTAAATGTGGAGATTATTTTCAGGCTGAAGATGGCCCTAGGGAATTCGGTAACATATGCATAAGCACCAAGTGGCTAAGAACTACTGACACTTCATTAGTGTTGCGCCTTTTGGAGGTTAACTCCAAAGAG TCCGAAGAACCACCCATGTCTGTTTTGCATATTCAGTATCCTGAATGGCCTGACCATGgagttccaaagaacacatttgTGGTCCGTGAAATCTTGAAAAGAATATATCAAGTACCACCAAACCTTGGCCCAATTGTGGTGCATTGCAG TGCAGGTATTGGGAGAACTGGAACATACTGCTCAATTCATAATGCAGTACAAAGAATTCTTGCTGGGGACATGTCTGCTTTAAATCTTGTTGATACAATAACCACATTTAGGTCTCAGCGAATTGGAATGGTCCAGACACTG GAGCAATATATTTTCTGTTATTCTGCCATAGTTGATGAATTGGAAGAGCTCATGTCAAATTTGAATAGCGAAACGAACTCAAAATAG